The Arthrobacter sp. PM3 genome contains the following window.
CGCTCCGCCCTGGGCATGGTTGCGCAGAACGGCATCGCGGCCTTCGTCACCTGGTATGAGAGGCCGAGCTCGCCGTCGTGGATCCTGTCCGACGTCTTCGGCACCGCCCCCACCGAACTGACCCGCTCCATCAGCCTCCAGAAGGCGCTGCAGCTCATCCGGATCGTCGTGGAGGTCGTCGAGGACCAGGTCCCGGTCATCGCCCCGGAAGCGGACCAGTCAGCCCTGCGGGAAGCGGTGCTCCGCTACTCGCGGGAGGTCGCCTTCGCGGCCGCCGACGTCTACGCCCGCGCCGCGGAATCCCGCGGGTCCTGGGACACCCGGCTGGAGGCGCTAATTGTCGACGCCATCCTGCGCGGCGAAAACACCGACGCGCTGCGGTCCCGGATCGCGGCCCTGGGCTGGAAGGCGCAGGAACGGTTCACCGTCATGGTGGGCAATTCCCCCTCTGAGCCGAGCGCCAGCTACGTCAGCGAACTGCGGCGCACCGCGGGGCGCTTCGCCGAGGACGCGCTCGTGGGAATCCAGGGCGACCGGCTCATCCTCATCCTGGGCGGGGTCCAGGACCGGGAGACCGCATACCTGAAACTCAGCGAACTCTTCGCCCCCGGTCCCGTGGTCTACGGCCCGGAGGCCGGTTCCCTCCTCGAGGCCAGCGGCTCGGCCCAGTCGGCTTTCGCCGGCCTGACGGCGGCCCGCGCCTGGCCCTCCGCGCCGCGCCCCGTGGCGGCCGATGATCTGCTCCCGGAGCGCGTGATCTCCGGCGACGACGCCGCCCGCCGCTCCCTGGTCAAAAACATCTACCGCCCCCTGCTGGCCGCCTCCAACGGGCTCGTCGAGACGCTGGGAACCTACCTGGAACTGGGCCATTCGCTGGAGGCGACGGCCCGTGAGCTCTTCGTCCACGCCAACACCGTGCGCTACCGGCTCAAGCGCGTCTGCGACGTCACCGGCTGGGATCCGCTCCTGCCGCGGGAGGCGTTCGTGCTCCAGACTGCCCTCGTGGTGGGCCGGCTTTCGACTCCCCCGAAGGCCCCGGCCGAGCGGCAGCCTCCCCGCAACGGCTCCTGATCCATTGTAGACTTCCTACAAACTGACCCAGTGAGCTTGGTGTATGAAAACACCAATGTTCACGCGGTAATTTGGAAAGCTGGTTACGTGCTTGCAATCGTCTGCCCTGGACAGGGCTCCCAGACCCCCGGTTTTCTGGCCCCCTGGCTGGAACTGCCACCCATAGCGGGCCTTCTGGCCTCCCTCAGCGAAATAGCAGGCATCGATCTCGCCGCCCACGGCACCACCTCCGATGAGGAAACCATCAAGGACACTGCCGTCGCGCAGCCCCTGATCGTCGCCGCCGGCCTCGTGGCCGCGAAGTCCCTGTTCGACGTCGAACTGAGCACCCTGCCGGTCATCCTCGCCGGCCACTCCGTCGGCGAAATCACCGCAGCCGCGCTGGCCGGCGTGCTGACGGAAACAGAAGCGATGACGTTTGTCCGCGAACGCGCCAATGGCATGGCCGCCGCCGCTGCCGCCACGCCGACGGGCATGAGCGCCGTCGTGGGCGGAGAACCGGCTGATGTCCTGGCCGCCATCGAGGCCTCCGGCGCCACCGCCGCCAACGTCAACGGCGCGGGCCAGATCGTGGCCGCCGGCACACTGGAGCAGCTCAAGGCCCTCGCCGAGAACCCGCCGGCCAAGGCCCGGGTCATCCCGCTGAAGGTCGCAGGCGCATTCCACACCTCGCA
Protein-coding sequences here:
- a CDS encoding CdaR family transcriptional regulator → MAEPITTPEKRKPTSRAMTPEKAETLKKLRASVGQLSTTTLRQLEKSLPWYSRLNSDERSALGMVAQNGIAAFVTWYERPSSPSWILSDVFGTAPTELTRSISLQKALQLIRIVVEVVEDQVPVIAPEADQSALREAVLRYSREVAFAAADVYARAAESRGSWDTRLEALIVDAILRGENTDALRSRIAALGWKAQERFTVMVGNSPSEPSASYVSELRRTAGRFAEDALVGIQGDRLILILGGVQDRETAYLKLSELFAPGPVVYGPEAGSLLEASGSAQSAFAGLTAARAWPSAPRPVAADDLLPERVISGDDAARRSLVKNIYRPLLAASNGLVETLGTYLELGHSLEATARELFVHANTVRYRLKRVCDVTGWDPLLPREAFVLQTALVVGRLSTPPKAPAERQPPRNGS
- a CDS encoding ACP S-malonyltransferase, whose translation is MLAIVCPGQGSQTPGFLAPWLELPPIAGLLASLSEIAGIDLAAHGTTSDEETIKDTAVAQPLIVAAGLVAAKSLFDVELSTLPVILAGHSVGEITAAALAGVLTETEAMTFVRERANGMAAAAAATPTGMSAVVGGEPADVLAAIEASGATAANVNGAGQIVAAGTLEQLKALAENPPAKARVIPLKVAGAFHTSHMAPAGAALQALRPSLHPRNPQVPLLSNFDGAEVTEGGAAVDSLIAQVSRPVRWDRCMETMVQRGVTGVIELAPAGTLAGLAKRGMPGVKTVTVKTPDDLSAALALFAELEGGE